In Candidatus Methylomirabilis tolerans, a single window of DNA contains:
- the rplQ gene encoding 50S ribosomal protein L17: protein MRHRNAGRKLGRTTAHREMLLRNLLTSLFQYEKIVTTEAKAKELRKLADKVITLAKRGDLHARRQAAEVVQDEDILKKLFDAIGVRYKDRNGGYTRMTKLEYRMGDGAPLAAIELAETGVDAEPPAKLAKRRGRRGDKESALKSKQAEPLPAYPPSAERAVGP, encoded by the coding sequence ATGCGACATAGAAATGCTGGGAGAAAGCTCGGTCGAACCACTGCTCATCGAGAGATGCTCCTCCGTAACCTGCTGACATCGCTCTTCCAATACGAGAAGATCGTCACAACTGAGGCAAAAGCCAAAGAGCTGCGCAAGCTGGCGGACAAGGTGATCACGCTCGCCAAGCGTGGGGATTTGCATGCGCGCCGGCAGGCAGCCGAGGTTGTCCAGGATGAGGACATCTTAAAAAAGCTGTTCGACGCAATCGGCGTCCGCTATAAGGATCGAAACGGGGGCTATACGAGGATGACAAAGCTGGAGTATAGAATGGGTGACGGCGCTCCACTCGCGGCCATCGAGTTGGCAGAGACCGGCGTCGACGCCGAGCCTCCGGCAAAATTGGCTAAGCGCCGCGGCCGGCGAGGAGACAAAGAAAGCGCGCTGAAGTCAAAGCAAGCCGAACCTCTG
- a CDS encoding DNA-directed RNA polymerase subunit alpha, which yields MIQKSKGLQKPKRLECELESLTSTYGKFFAEPFERGFGLTIGNALRRILLSTIEGVAVTAIRITGALHEFSSIPGVKEDVTDIILNLKGLRLRLHVDHPKTLYLKAFSEGAVLAAHITPDPDVEILNPDLHIATLEQDGKLELELEIRHGRGYVPAERNKREGQPVDVIAIDAIFSPIRKVNFLVEDTRVGQITDYNKLTLEVWTDGSVLPRDAVAYAAKILKDHLSVFTNFEEEPEGEGVVIDEAKKQLQDNLNRSVDELELSVRSANCLKHSDIRYIYELVVKSETEMLKTKNFGRKSLNEIKEILTGMGLTLGMKLEGLSVGEPFGKRGDKIPKGLTGA from the coding sequence ATGATTCAGAAGTCTAAGGGCCTCCAGAAGCCAAAGCGGCTGGAGTGCGAGTTAGAATCTCTGACCAGCACATACGGCAAGTTTTTTGCGGAGCCCTTCGAGCGCGGATTCGGATTGACCATCGGCAATGCGCTTCGGCGCATCCTCCTCTCGACAATTGAAGGGGTCGCGGTCACTGCGATTCGAATCACCGGAGCTCTGCACGAATTCTCAAGTATCCCTGGGGTGAAAGAAGATGTCACCGATATAATCCTCAACCTCAAAGGGCTTCGACTCAGACTTCACGTCGACCACCCTAAGACCCTGTACCTCAAGGCGTTTTCAGAGGGGGCAGTTCTGGCCGCGCATATCACGCCGGATCCTGACGTCGAAATCCTCAACCCTGATCTGCATATTGCGACCCTGGAACAGGATGGCAAGCTCGAATTGGAGTTGGAGATTCGCCATGGGCGAGGGTATGTTCCCGCAGAGCGAAATAAACGAGAAGGACAACCTGTTGATGTTATCGCGATAGACGCTATCTTCTCCCCGATTCGGAAGGTCAATTTCTTGGTTGAAGATACTCGTGTCGGTCAGATCACCGACTACAACAAACTGACCTTGGAGGTCTGGACCGATGGGAGCGTCCTGCCACGAGACGCCGTCGCGTATGCAGCAAAGATCCTCAAGGATCACCTGAGCGTATTCACAAACTTTGAGGAAGAGCCGGAGGGGGAAGGGGTTGTCATCGACGAGGCGAAGAAGCAACTGCAGGACAACCTGAATCGAAGCGTCGATGAGCTGGAGCTTTCAGTGCGATCAGCTAATTGCTTGAAGCACTCGGATATTCGATACATCTATGAGTTGGTCGTCAAGAGTGAGACCGAGATGTTGAAGACGAAGAATTTCGGCCGGAAGTCTCTGAATGAAATTAAGGAGATTCTTACCGGCATGGGGTTGACCTTAGGAATGAAACTGGAAGGCCTCTCTGTCGGTGAGCCCTTCGGGAAACGAGGTGATAAGATCCCGAAAGGCTTGACGGGGGCCTGA
- the rpsD gene encoding 30S ribosomal protein S4: protein MARYRDPVCKLCRREGLKLFLKGDRCFSAKCAIEKRNFAPGMHGQRRTKVSDYCKQLREKQKMRRIYGVLETQFRKYFRLAERQTGITGENLVRILEQRLDSVVHRLGFATSRAQARILITHGHVLVNGRKTDIASYRVRPGETIEVRPKSREMAVIKAALEGAKRRTLPNWLELDETNMKGTIRSIPSREEIVIPVEEQLIVALYSK, encoded by the coding sequence GTGGCTAGGTATCGAGATCCCGTGTGTAAGTTGTGCAGACGAGAAGGACTGAAGCTATTTCTCAAAGGAGATCGATGCTTCTCTGCCAAGTGCGCGATTGAGAAGCGGAACTTTGCTCCGGGTATGCATGGCCAGCGACGGACGAAGGTTTCAGACTACTGCAAGCAGCTACGAGAGAAGCAGAAGATGCGCCGGATCTATGGAGTGTTGGAAACACAATTCCGGAAATATTTTCGCCTGGCAGAACGGCAGACAGGGATTACAGGTGAAAACCTCGTCAGAATTCTGGAACAACGGCTGGACAGCGTTGTCCATCGCCTCGGATTCGCTACATCCCGCGCACAGGCGAGGATATTGATCACCCACGGTCACGTCCTCGTGAATGGACGAAAGACGGACATTGCGTCCTATCGAGTTCGCCCAGGCGAAACTATCGAGGTGCGGCCCAAGAGTCGGGAAATGGCGGTCATCAAGGCGGCTCTCGAAGGAGCAAAGCGACGAACGTTGCCGAACTGGCTGGAACTCGATGAGACCAACATGAAAGGGACTATCCGATCAATCCCATCCCGGGAGGAGATCGTCATCCCCGTGGAGGAACAGTTAATTGTTGCGCTGTACTCCAAATAG
- the rpsK gene encoding 30S ribosomal protein S11: protein MAEEAKPRRPGGRPGGRKETKNIAHGIACVQATFNNTIVTITDVAGNVVSWASAGSVGFKGSRKSTPFAAQRAADSAAQKAMSHGMKEVKVYVKGPGAGREAAIRALQAAGMEIVTIKDVTPIPHNGCRPSKRRRV from the coding sequence ATGGCGGAGGAGGCAAAACCGAGACGTCCGGGAGGACGCCCAGGAGGCAGGAAAGAAACCAAGAACATCGCTCACGGGATCGCCTGTGTCCAGGCGACGTTCAACAATACCATTGTCACCATTACGGATGTGGCAGGTAACGTCGTTTCATGGGCTAGTGCCGGCTCTGTGGGGTTCAAGGGTTCCCGGAAGAGCACTCCGTTTGCCGCGCAGAGGGCTGCGGATAGCGCTGCCCAGAAAGCAATGAGCCATGGCATGAAAGAAGTGAAGGTCTACGTCAAAGGACCTGGAGCGGGTCGAGAAGCGGCTATTCGGGCCTTACAGGCGGCTGGTATGGAGATCGTGACGATTAAGGATGTGACGCCGATTCCACACAACGGTTGTCGACCGTCTAAGCGGAGACGCGTATGA
- the rpsM gene encoding 30S ribosomal protein S13, producing the protein MARIAGVDLPREKRLEVALTYIYGIGRSASCTILQDSGVNPNVRVKDLTEEELTKLRRTIEGNYRVEGDLRREVSMNIKRLMDIGAYRGLRHRRGLPVRGQRTSTNARTRKGPRRTVGAKSKKV; encoded by the coding sequence ATGGCACGCATCGCCGGGGTAGATCTTCCGAGAGAGAAACGTCTTGAGGTGGCGCTAACATATATTTACGGCATCGGTCGCTCCGCTTCGTGTACGATCTTACAGGACTCTGGGGTCAACCCGAATGTCCGCGTTAAGGATCTCACTGAAGAGGAGCTTACGAAGCTGCGGCGAACCATTGAGGGGAACTATAGAGTTGAAGGCGACCTCAGACGTGAGGTCTCCATGAATATCAAACGGCTTATGGACATAGGCGCCTACCGCGGCCTTAGACATCGCCGGGGTCTTCCTGTTCGTGGTCAGCGAACCAGTACGAATGCCAGGACGCGTAAGGGGCCCCGCCGGACGGTCGGCGCGAAAAGCAAGAAAGTGTAG
- the rpmJ gene encoding 50S ribosomal protein L36: MKVRASVKPMCEKCKIVRRKRVLRIVCENPRHKQRQG, translated from the coding sequence ATGAAGGTTCGAGCGTCGGTCAAACCGATGTGTGAGAAATGTAAGATCGTTCGACGAAAAAGGGTGCTGCGGATCGTGTGTGAAAATCCTCGGCATAAACAACGCCAGGGGTAG
- the infA gene encoding translation initiation factor IF-1 translates to MPKEEAIEVEGTVIEPLPNAMFRVELETGHKVLAHISGKMRMHFIRILPGDKVIVELSPYDLARGRIIYRYK, encoded by the coding sequence ATGCCGAAAGAAGAGGCGATTGAGGTTGAGGGAACCGTGATTGAGCCCTTGCCTAATGCGATGTTTCGGGTGGAACTGGAAACGGGTCACAAGGTCCTTGCGCACATTTCCGGAAAGATGCGTATGCATTTTATTCGGATTCTTCCAGGAGATAAGGTGATTGTGGAGTTGTCCCCGTATGACCTGGCGCGAGGACGGATCATTTATCGATATAAGTAG
- the map gene encoding type I methionyl aminopeptidase produces MMILKSPWEIDLMRKSSRIVAETLEKLVRLIEPGVTTLELDRFAETYISRRGGKPAFKGYRGYPYTLCASVNEQVVHAFPSARRLKEGDIVSLDLGVVVDGYYGDAAITVPVGKVSEGARRLIAATQKALTRAILAARPGNYLSDISHAVQSAVEAQGFSVVRLFVGHGIGRSLHEEPQIPNFGPPAQGPILKPGLVLAIEPMANAGGPDVTILDDCWTAVTCDRSLSAHFEHTVALTENGVEVLTSFTEDEMPEVADR; encoded by the coding sequence ATGATGATTTTGAAGTCCCCATGGGAGATTGATTTGATGCGCAAGAGCAGTCGAATCGTGGCGGAAACCCTCGAAAAGTTGGTGAGGTTGATAGAACCCGGGGTAACCACTCTGGAGCTGGACCGTTTTGCAGAGACCTATATTTCGAGACGGGGGGGCAAGCCGGCGTTCAAGGGCTACCGTGGCTACCCTTATACGCTCTGTGCATCCGTGAACGAGCAGGTGGTGCATGCCTTTCCATCAGCAAGACGCCTTAAGGAGGGTGACATTGTGAGTCTGGACCTCGGCGTTGTCGTCGATGGCTATTACGGGGATGCTGCGATTACAGTTCCCGTGGGGAAGGTGTCTGAGGGCGCCAGACGTTTGATTGCTGCGACTCAAAAGGCCCTTACGAGGGCTATTCTGGCTGCGCGACCCGGCAATTATCTGTCCGATATCTCTCATGCCGTACAGTCCGCGGTTGAGGCACAGGGGTTTTCGGTAGTGCGCCTATTTGTCGGTCACGGCATCGGTCGATCTCTTCATGAGGAGCCACAGATTCCGAACTTCGGTCCCCCGGCCCAAGGCCCTATACTGAAACCTGGGTTAGTCCTGGCCATTGAGCCGATGGCGAACGCCGGCGGTCCGGACGTGACGATTCTTGATGATTGCTGGACAGCGGTGACATGTGATAGATCCCTTTCCGCTCATTTTGAGCATACGGTCGCGCTCACCGAGAATGGGGTAGAGGTGCTTACCAGTTTCACTGAGGACGAGATGCCAGAGGTCGCGGACCGCTAA
- a CDS encoding adenylate kinase, which translates to MRLVLLGPPGAGKGTQARLLTAKFDVAHVSAGDLLRQAVADGSELGQTAKSIMAQGALVPDEVVIGIIEERLCRSDCAGGYILDGFPRTLRQAEALSEVTRLLHAPLDWVISVEVAEDDLVQRLAGRRICRTCGSMFHGDTKPPMRIGVCDNCGGLLFQRDDDKEDTIRHRLRVYREQTEPLVAYYSKMDLLRRIDGRGTIEEIAERIHQVLGDKQA; encoded by the coding sequence ATGCGGCTAGTCCTGCTGGGACCGCCGGGCGCCGGCAAGGGGACACAGGCCAGGCTGCTGACGGCAAAGTTCGATGTTGCGCATGTGTCTGCGGGCGACCTGCTGCGGCAAGCTGTGGCCGACGGCTCTGAGCTTGGACAGACAGCCAAGTCGATTATGGCGCAAGGGGCTCTTGTGCCGGATGAAGTGGTCATCGGTATTATCGAAGAGCGATTATGCAGATCCGATTGCGCCGGCGGGTACATCCTTGACGGATTCCCAAGGACGCTCCGACAGGCCGAGGCGCTCTCAGAAGTTACGAGGCTATTGCATGCCCCGCTGGATTGGGTCATCAGCGTAGAGGTGGCTGAGGACGATCTGGTCCAGCGGCTTGCAGGCCGACGAATCTGCCGGACCTGCGGGTCTATGTTTCATGGTGATACGAAGCCGCCGATGCGGATTGGGGTCTGTGACAACTGTGGAGGCCTACTTTTCCAGAGGGATGATGATAAGGAGGATACGATCCGCCATCGCCTTCGGGTCTACCGGGAACAAACAGAGCCTCTGGTTGCGTATTATAGTAAGATGGATCTGCTGAGACGGATCGACGGTCGGGGAACGATCGAGGAGATCGCAGAGCGTATTCATCAAGTCCTAGGGGATAAGCAGGCTTAG
- the secY gene encoding preprotein translocase subunit SecY, translated as MMEGVGNIFRVPELKKRIIFTALALIAYRVGSHIPTPGIDAHALASFFQQAGGTLLGFFDLFSGGALRRLSILALGIMPYISASIILQLLAVVFPPLEKLSKEGEQGRKKISQYTRYGTVLLAAIQAMGIAIGLENMRSPIGEQIVINPGMGFRLMTTITLTTGAIFLMWVGEQITERGIGNGISLLIFAGIIVRMPEAIVNTWRLLSTGELSALALLAVLTLMVLVVAGVIVMTLGQRPIVVQYAKRVVGRRIYGGQSTHIPLRINTAGVIPVIFAASIIVFPATIAQFFNHPWMQALARTLSPGTVIYTVLYAVAIIFFTYFYTAIVFNPTDVADNMRKYGGFIPGIRPGARTAEFIEKVLDRITLVGAIYLTLISILPELLITTMNVPFFFGGTSLLIVVGVALDTVQQVESHLLMRHYEGFLKKSRIKGRMG; from the coding sequence GAGGGGGTCGGCAATATCTTCAGGGTGCCTGAGCTTAAGAAGCGGATCATCTTTACCGCTTTGGCGCTGATTGCTTACCGAGTAGGATCCCACATTCCAACCCCTGGTATTGATGCCCACGCTCTTGCATCGTTTTTTCAGCAGGCAGGTGGGACACTTCTTGGTTTCTTCGATCTCTTTTCGGGTGGCGCGCTACGTCGTCTCAGTATCCTCGCGCTCGGTATCATGCCGTATATCAGCGCATCGATTATTCTCCAACTTCTTGCAGTTGTCTTTCCTCCCCTGGAGAAGCTGAGCAAAGAAGGAGAGCAGGGGCGCAAGAAGATCTCTCAATATACCCGGTACGGTACCGTCTTGCTTGCGGCTATTCAGGCCATGGGGATCGCCATTGGTCTTGAGAATATGCGGAGCCCGATCGGTGAGCAGATCGTGATCAATCCGGGAATGGGCTTTCGTCTGATGACCACGATTACGCTGACGACAGGAGCGATCTTTCTCATGTGGGTGGGCGAGCAGATCACCGAACGAGGGATCGGGAACGGAATCTCTCTCCTGATCTTTGCCGGTATCATTGTCAGGATGCCTGAGGCGATTGTGAACACATGGCGACTTCTGTCCACGGGTGAACTTTCAGCCCTGGCGTTGTTGGCCGTCCTGACGCTGATGGTGCTGGTAGTGGCTGGAGTGATTGTGATGACGCTCGGTCAAAGACCGATAGTGGTGCAATATGCGAAAAGAGTTGTCGGCCGTCGGATCTATGGAGGTCAAAGTACGCATATCCCATTGCGGATCAACACGGCAGGAGTCATCCCGGTGATCTTTGCCGCCTCCATTATCGTATTTCCCGCGACTATCGCACAATTTTTTAATCACCCATGGATGCAGGCTCTGGCCAGAACGCTTTCCCCTGGAACTGTAATCTATACAGTGCTGTATGCTGTTGCCATTATTTTCTTCACCTACTTTTATACGGCCATCGTCTTTAATCCGACAGATGTTGCTGATAACATGAGAAAGTACGGGGGCTTTATCCCTGGTATTCGACCTGGAGCGAGGACGGCGGAATTTATCGAGAAGGTGTTGGATCGGATAACGCTTGTTGGGGCGATCTACCTGACGTTGATCTCAATTCTTCCTGAATTGCTGATCACGACAATGAACGTGCCGTTCTTCTTTGGAGGAACCTCACTTTTGATCGTGGTCGGCGTAGCCTTGGATACTGTGCAGCAGGTCGAGTCCCACTTGCTCATGCGTCACTATGAGGGATTTTTGAAGAAGAGTCGTATTAAGGGCAGGATGGGGTAG